Proteins encoded within one genomic window of Bradyrhizobium sp. CB1717:
- a CDS encoding FAD-dependent oxidoreductase: MSRDYDVAVVGGGLLGSAIAWGLGRLGKKVAVLDEGDITKRASRANFALVWVQSKGLGMPAYTVWTVQASQAWGRLASELKQQTGLDVSLQQNGGFHLTLGEDEFGQRAELVKRMHNQAGAADYKMEMLRPSEVKKALPLIGPEVSGGSYCPLDGHVNSLRTFRAFHTGFRAFGIDYFPERPVSAISKSGGEFRLTTPKGELRAAKIVLAAGNANQTLAPMVGLYAPMGPTRGQVVVTERTMPFLPHPLTTIRQTDEGTVMIGDSKEDELDDRTLKPSISGVMADRAQRMFPHLARLNVVRSWSGIRVMPQDGFPIYDQSETHPGAFVACCHSGVTLASNHAFEIARMVAQGALEPELVGAFSASRFGGAGAANSSGY, translated from the coding sequence ATGTCCAGGGATTATGACGTCGCTGTCGTCGGCGGCGGATTGCTCGGCTCCGCCATTGCCTGGGGCCTCGGCCGGCTCGGCAAGAAGGTTGCCGTGCTCGACGAAGGCGACATCACCAAGCGCGCCTCGCGTGCGAACTTTGCGCTGGTGTGGGTGCAGAGCAAGGGCCTGGGCATGCCCGCCTATACGGTCTGGACCGTGCAGGCGTCGCAGGCGTGGGGCCGGCTTGCGTCCGAGCTGAAGCAGCAGACCGGGCTCGACGTCTCGCTGCAGCAGAACGGTGGCTTCCACCTCACACTCGGCGAGGACGAATTCGGCCAGCGTGCCGAGCTCGTCAAGCGCATGCACAATCAGGCCGGCGCGGCCGACTACAAGATGGAAATGCTGCGGCCCTCCGAGGTCAAGAAGGCGCTGCCGCTGATCGGGCCCGAGGTCTCCGGCGGCAGCTATTGCCCGCTCGACGGCCACGTCAATTCGCTGCGCACGTTCCGCGCGTTCCACACCGGCTTTAGGGCGTTCGGTATCGACTATTTTCCGGAGCGTCCGGTCTCGGCGATCAGCAAGAGCGGCGGCGAATTCCGCCTGACGACGCCCAAGGGCGAGCTGCGTGCCGCCAAGATCGTGCTTGCCGCCGGCAACGCCAACCAGACGCTCGCGCCGATGGTCGGCCTCTACGCGCCGATGGGGCCGACCCGCGGCCAGGTCGTCGTGACCGAACGCACCATGCCGTTCCTGCCGCATCCGCTGACCACGATCCGCCAGACCGACGAGGGCACGGTGATGATCGGCGACAGCAAGGAGGACGAGCTCGACGATCGCACGCTGAAGCCTTCGATCAGCGGCGTGATGGCTGATCGCGCGCAGCGGATGTTCCCGCATCTGGCGCGGCTCAACGTGGTCAGGAGCTGGTCCGGCATCCGCGTCATGCCGCAGGACGGCTTTCCGATCTACGATCAGTCGGAGACGCATCCCGGCGCCTTCGTCGCCTGCTGCCATTCCGGCGTCACGCTCGCCTCCAACCACGCTTTCGAGATCGCGCGCATGGTGGCGCAGGGCGCGCTCGAGCCGGAGCTGGTCGGCGCGTTCTCGGCCAGCCGTTTTGGTGGCGCGGGCGCTGCCAACAGCAGCGGCTATTGA
- a CDS encoding ABC transporter permease yields the protein MSAVAEERSSRAPWALTAPALMLFVGVLLIPLAMTVMLSFHDWGQYKGIEPVFILKNWHEIATDPYYAEMFWRTFRIAILTTLLTALLGAPEAYILNRMSGRWKSFFLLVILGPLLISVVARTLGWALLFGGNNGLVNKLLMSLGVMRSPIPFMFTETGMVVALAHVMMPFMVLSVWAALQRLDPQIENAAMSLGAGPVTIIRRIIMPQIMPGVLSGAIIVFSLSASAFATPAIIGGRRLKVAATLAYDEFLNTLNWPLGAAVATLLLVALVLIVVGSNALIERRYAEVFR from the coding sequence ATGAGCGCGGTCGCCGAGGAACGGAGTTCGCGTGCGCCATGGGCGCTGACGGCGCCGGCACTGATGCTGTTCGTCGGCGTGCTGCTGATTCCGCTGGCGATGACGGTGATGCTGTCGTTTCACGATTGGGGCCAGTACAAGGGCATCGAGCCGGTCTTCATCCTCAAGAACTGGCACGAGATCGCGACCGATCCCTATTACGCCGAGATGTTCTGGCGGACGTTTCGGATCGCGATCCTGACGACGCTGCTCACCGCATTGTTAGGTGCGCCGGAAGCCTACATCCTCAACCGCATGAGCGGCCGCTGGAAGAGCTTCTTTCTGCTCGTCATCCTCGGTCCGCTGCTGATCTCCGTCGTCGCGCGCACGCTCGGCTGGGCGCTGCTGTTCGGCGGCAACAATGGCCTCGTCAACAAGCTCCTGATGTCGCTCGGGGTGATGCGCTCTCCCATCCCCTTCATGTTCACCGAAACCGGCATGGTCGTCGCGCTCGCGCATGTGATGATGCCGTTCATGGTGCTGTCGGTGTGGGCGGCGCTGCAGCGGCTCGATCCGCAGATCGAGAATGCCGCGATGTCGCTCGGCGCCGGCCCCGTGACCATCATCCGCCGCATCATCATGCCGCAGATCATGCCGGGCGTGCTGTCGGGCGCGATCATCGTGTTCTCGCTCTCGGCCAGCGCCTTCGCGACGCCCGCGATCATCGGCGGCCGCCGGCTCAAGGTCGCGGCGACGCTGGCCTATGACGAGTTCCTCAATACGCTGAACTGGCCGCTGGGGGCGGCGGTTGCGACGCTGCTGCTGGTCGCGCTGGTGCTGATCGTCGTCGGCAGCAATGCGCTGATCGAGCGCCGCTATGCGGAGGTGTTCCGATGA
- a CDS encoding FAD-dependent oxidoreductase — protein sequence MTVAPKREDYDVVVIGAGPAGLAAAATSAEAGLSTLLLDENIGPGGQVFRAISSTPVTERNQLGADYWVGAELVQSLRASNAEVIQRATVWSLDRNLDIAVSIGGASAFVKAKRVILATGALERPFPIPGWTLPGVMTAGAAQTMLKSSALVPDGRTVIAGQGPLLWLLAAQILRLGGRIDRILDTTERGNYFAALPHALAFLTSPYFSKGLSMMREVKAKVQVVSGVTELAASGDGQLASVSYVSDGKRETIPADLLLLHQGVVPNVNLAMAAGIEHRWDDLQLCWSPVLDASGNSSVAGIAIAGDGAGIGGANAAVVRGRIAARAAVDALAPASAAKLPAMATLRSDLAKAERGRLFLDTLFRPAPQFRIPSGDTIVCRCEEVTAKDVLDSVAIGATGPNQLKAYRRTGMGPCQGRLCGLTVTELMAQARGKPPQEIGYYRLRAPVKPITLAELAAVPKSEADVKAVVRG from the coding sequence ATGACTGTGGCTCCCAAGCGCGAAGATTACGACGTCGTGGTGATCGGTGCAGGCCCCGCTGGCCTTGCCGCCGCCGCGACCTCCGCCGAAGCTGGCCTGTCCACGCTGCTGCTCGATGAGAACATCGGCCCGGGCGGCCAGGTGTTCCGCGCGATCTCCTCGACGCCGGTGACCGAGCGCAATCAGCTCGGCGCGGACTATTGGGTCGGTGCCGAGCTCGTGCAGTCGCTGCGCGCAAGCAACGCGGAAGTGATCCAGCGTGCGACCGTCTGGAGCCTCGACCGCAATCTCGATATCGCCGTCTCGATCGGCGGCGCCTCGGCCTTCGTCAAGGCGAAGCGTGTGATCCTCGCGACCGGCGCGCTGGAGCGCCCGTTCCCGATCCCCGGCTGGACGCTGCCGGGCGTGATGACCGCGGGCGCCGCGCAGACCATGCTGAAATCCTCCGCGCTGGTGCCCGACGGCCGCACGGTGATCGCGGGGCAGGGGCCGCTGCTCTGGTTGCTCGCCGCCCAGATTTTGCGCCTCGGCGGCCGCATCGACCGCATTCTCGACACCACCGAGCGCGGCAATTATTTCGCCGCGCTACCGCACGCCCTTGCCTTCCTGACCTCGCCCTATTTCAGCAAGGGCCTGTCGATGATGCGCGAGGTGAAGGCGAAGGTGCAGGTCGTCTCCGGCGTCACCGAGCTTGCTGCATCCGGCGATGGTCAGCTCGCGAGCGTCAGCTATGTCTCGGACGGCAAGCGCGAGACCATTCCCGCCGATCTCTTGCTGCTGCATCAGGGTGTCGTGCCCAACGTCAATTTGGCGATGGCGGCCGGCATCGAGCATCGCTGGGATGATCTGCAATTGTGCTGGTCGCCTGTATTGGATGCGAGCGGCAATTCGTCGGTCGCGGGCATCGCGATCGCCGGCGATGGCGCGGGTATCGGTGGTGCCAATGCTGCCGTGGTGCGCGGTCGTATTGCCGCGCGCGCGGCGGTGGACGCACTGGCGCCCGCTTCTGCCGCAAAACTTCCCGCAATGGCAACGCTCCGCTCCGATCTCGCCAAGGCCGAGCGTGGTCGCCTGTTCCTCGATACGCTGTTCCGCCCAGCGCCGCAGTTCCGGATTCCCTCGGGCGACACCATCGTCTGCCGCTGCGAGGAGGTGACCGCCAAGGACGTTCTCGACTCCGTTGCGATCGGCGCGACCGGACCGAACCAGCTCAAGGCCTATCGCCGCACCGGCATGGGCCCGTGCCAGGGCCGGCTCTGCGGCCTCACCGTCACCGAGCTGATGGCGCAGGCGCGCGGCAAGCCTCCGCAGGAGATCGGCTATTACCGGCTGCGTGCGCCGGTGAAGCCGATCACGCTCGCCGAGCTCGCCGCCGTTCCGAAGAGCGAGGCCGACGTGAAGGCCGTGGTGCGCGGATGA
- a CDS encoding ABC transporter ATP-binding protein translates to MAYLELDRVAKQFGAQTVVDDFSLSVGKGEFISFLGPSGCGKTTTLQMIAGFLDPTRGAIRLEGKDLTAIHPAKRGLGIVFQSYALFPHMTAAENVAFGLEMRNVPRNERAERVRAALAMVGLAGYEDRHPRRMSGGQQQRVALARALVIKPSVLLLDEPLSNLDAKLREEMQIELRQIQRTIGTTTILVTHDQNEAMSLSDRIVVMSQGKIEQIGTPQETYEKPASAFVSQFLGKTNDFAGTIDRTVSPTQLVAGSWRAPAPAGLGGPVTVSVRPERIGFGDTGLSAKIITRIFQGNHWLFQCDSECGPAIVIRQNDGQAQPAEGDAVRLTWRPEDMSVRARAVA, encoded by the coding sequence ATGGCCTATCTCGAGCTCGATCGGGTCGCCAAGCAGTTCGGCGCCCAGACCGTCGTCGACGACTTCAGCCTGTCGGTGGGGAAGGGGGAGTTCATCTCCTTCCTCGGCCCGTCCGGCTGCGGCAAGACCACGACGTTGCAGATGATCGCGGGCTTCCTCGATCCCACGCGCGGCGCGATCCGCCTCGAGGGCAAGGATCTGACCGCGATCCATCCGGCCAAGCGTGGCCTCGGCATCGTGTTTCAGAGCTACGCGCTGTTTCCGCACATGACCGCGGCGGAGAACGTCGCCTTCGGTCTGGAGATGCGCAATGTGCCGCGCAATGAGCGGGCCGAGCGCGTCCGTGCCGCGCTCGCGATGGTGGGGCTCGCCGGTTACGAGGACCGCCATCCGCGCCGCATGTCCGGCGGCCAGCAGCAGCGCGTCGCGCTGGCGCGGGCGCTCGTGATCAAGCCGAGCGTGCTGCTGCTCGACGAGCCGCTGTCCAACCTCGATGCGAAATTGCGTGAGGAGATGCAGATCGAGCTGCGCCAGATCCAGCGCACCATCGGCACCACCACGATCCTGGTCACTCACGACCAGAACGAGGCGATGTCGCTGTCCGACCGCATCGTGGTGATGAGCCAGGGCAAGATCGAGCAGATCGGCACGCCGCAGGAAACCTATGAGAAGCCGGCGTCGGCCTTCGTCTCGCAGTTTTTGGGCAAGACGAATGACTTCGCCGGAACGATCGACCGGACCGTCTCGCCGACGCAGTTGGTGGCGGGCTCCTGGCGCGCGCCGGCGCCGGCAGGGCTCGGCGGTCCCGTGACCGTCAGCGTTCGCCCCGAACGAATCGGCTTTGGCGATACGGGGCTCAGCGCAAAAATCATCACGCGCATCTTCCAGGGCAATCATTGGCTGTTCCAGTGTGACAGCGAATGCGGCCCGGCGATCGTGATCCGCCAGAATGACGGCCAGGCGCAGCCGGCCGAAGGCGACGCGGTTCGCCTTACGTGGCGTCCAGAGGACATGAGCGTGCGCGCGAGGGCCGTCGCATGA
- a CDS encoding RidA family protein — MSITRSIRTPIMHRAVEANGFVFVGGTIADDTSVSMGDQTRNILGKIAGYLKEAGTDQSRVVSASIFVTDLSKKKEMDAAWTEFFGDNLPTRATVGVADLGGGALIEVVVTALKG; from the coding sequence ATGAGCATCACCCGCAGCATCCGCACGCCCATCATGCACCGCGCCGTCGAAGCCAACGGCTTCGTCTTCGTCGGCGGCACCATCGCCGACGACACCTCGGTCTCGATGGGCGACCAGACCCGCAACATCCTCGGCAAGATCGCCGGCTATCTGAAGGAAGCCGGCACCGACCAGAGCCGCGTCGTCAGCGCCTCGATCTTCGTCACCGACCTTTCCAAGAAGAAGGAGATGGATGCGGCCTGGACCGAGTTCTTCGGCGACAATCTGCCGACCCGCGCCACCGTCGGCGTCGCCGATCTCGGCGGCGGCGCGCTGATCGAGGTGGTCGTCACCGCGCTCAAGGGCTGA
- a CDS encoding FAD-dependent oxidoreductase: MSKNVDAIVIGGGIHGCSTTLHLCLAGLKPVLIEKDYAGRHASGVNAGGVRQLARHIPEIPLSIRSMGIWEKITDLLDDDCSFESHGQVLVAENEDELAVCRARVAELNALGFTHEELIDAAELRRLVPAVAETCPGGVVSRRDGAANPAQTTTAFRRKAEQLGATVREGVAAGNIRYSDDLWHVDVGSESFAAPVLVNAAGAWAGKIAADLGEPVPVETVAPMLMITSRVPHFIDPVVILRGRKLSFKQFKNGTVLIGGGHLATPYQDRNETVLDWKSLATSAQTVFELFPVMRSATIVRAWAGIEAKMKDDIPVFGPSSRHRGLYHQFGFSLHGFQLGPGAGAVMAELIVNGGTQTRVSDLGIDRFRPSTL, translated from the coding sequence ATGAGCAAGAACGTGGATGCGATCGTCATTGGCGGCGGCATCCACGGGTGCTCGACCACGCTGCATCTGTGCCTCGCCGGCCTGAAGCCGGTGCTGATCGAGAAGGACTATGCCGGCCGCCACGCCTCCGGCGTCAACGCCGGTGGCGTGCGCCAGCTCGCCCGGCACATTCCGGAGATCCCGTTGTCGATCCGCTCGATGGGGATCTGGGAGAAGATCACCGATCTCCTCGACGACGATTGCAGCTTCGAGAGCCACGGCCAGGTGCTGGTCGCCGAGAACGAAGACGAACTCGCCGTCTGCCGCGCGCGTGTCGCCGAGCTGAACGCGCTCGGCTTCACCCATGAGGAGCTGATCGACGCCGCCGAATTGCGCCGGCTGGTGCCGGCGGTGGCCGAGACCTGTCCCGGCGGCGTGGTCTCGCGCCGCGACGGCGCCGCCAATCCGGCGCAGACCACGACCGCGTTCCGGCGCAAGGCCGAGCAGCTCGGCGCCACCGTGCGCGAAGGCGTGGCTGCCGGCAATATCCGCTACAGCGACGATCTCTGGCACGTCGATGTGGGTTCGGAGAGTTTTGCAGCGCCGGTGCTGGTCAATGCCGCCGGCGCCTGGGCCGGCAAGATTGCGGCTGATCTCGGCGAGCCGGTACCGGTCGAGACCGTCGCGCCGATGCTGATGATCACCTCGCGGGTGCCGCACTTCATCGACCCCGTCGTGATCCTGCGCGGGCGAAAACTCTCCTTCAAGCAGTTCAAGAACGGCACCGTGCTGATCGGCGGTGGCCATCTGGCGACACCCTATCAGGACCGCAACGAGACGGTGCTGGACTGGAAGAGCCTTGCGACCAGCGCGCAGACCGTATTCGAGCTGTTTCCGGTGATGCGCAGCGCCACCATCGTCCGCGCCTGGGCGGGCATCGAGGCGAAGATGAAGGACGACATCCCCGTGTTCGGGCCGAGCTCGCGCCACAGGGGCCTCTATCACCAGTTCGGCTTCTCGCTGCACGGTTTCCAGCTCGGCCCCGGCGCCGGCGCCGTTATGGCCGAGCTGATCGTCAATGGCGGCACCCAGACCCGCGTCAGCGATCTCGGCATCGACCGATTCCGTCCATCCACGCTCTAA
- a CDS encoding ABC transporter substrate-binding protein gives MKTLRLLTAISVAALIAAPSVASAQQKTLYVAGYGGSFEKTIRDEVIPAFEKENGVKVEYVAGNSTDTLAKLQAQKGNQQIDVAIVDDGPMYQAIQLGFCGKLDGLPADLYDTARFKDDRAVAIGIVATGLMYNTKVFAEKGWAPPTSWNDLKDTKYAKQLVIPPINNTYGLEALVMLSKMNGGGETNVDSGFKIFKEQINPNVLAYEPSPGKMTELFQSGQAVIAVWGTGRVQSFANTGFPVDFVYPKEGAATLLTTACPITKPNASPLASSFVKMLLDPKIQLVMLKDYGYGPVLKSLVIPPELGKMAPIGERAAKLYNPDWTVINEKREEWTKRWNREVER, from the coding sequence ATGAAGACTCTTCGCCTTCTGACAGCGATCAGCGTCGCGGCGCTCATTGCCGCCCCCTCGGTCGCCTCGGCCCAGCAGAAAACGCTCTATGTCGCCGGCTACGGCGGCTCGTTCGAGAAGACCATCCGCGACGAGGTGATCCCGGCCTTCGAGAAGGAGAATGGCGTCAAGGTCGAATACGTCGCCGGCAACTCCACCGATACGTTGGCCAAGCTTCAGGCGCAGAAGGGCAATCAGCAGATCGACGTCGCCATCGTTGACGACGGCCCGATGTACCAGGCGATCCAGCTCGGCTTCTGCGGCAAGCTCGACGGCCTGCCGGCCGATCTCTACGACACCGCGCGCTTCAAGGACGATCGCGCGGTCGCGATCGGCATCGTCGCAACCGGCCTGATGTACAACACCAAGGTGTTTGCCGAGAAAGGCTGGGCGCCGCCGACCTCGTGGAACGATTTGAAGGACACGAAATACGCAAAACAGCTCGTGATCCCGCCGATCAACAACACCTATGGTCTCGAAGCGCTGGTGATGCTGTCGAAGATGAATGGCGGCGGCGAGACCAACGTCGATTCCGGCTTCAAGATATTCAAGGAGCAGATCAATCCGAACGTGCTCGCCTATGAGCCGTCGCCGGGCAAGATGACCGAGCTGTTCCAGTCCGGTCAGGCCGTGATTGCGGTGTGGGGCACCGGCCGCGTGCAGAGCTTTGCCAATACCGGCTTCCCCGTCGATTTCGTCTATCCCAAGGAAGGCGCCGCAACGCTGCTCACCACTGCCTGTCCGATCACCAAGCCGAACGCCTCGCCGCTGGCCTCGAGCTTCGTCAAGATGCTGCTCGACCCGAAGATCCAGCTCGTGATGCTCAAGGACTATGGCTACGGCCCGGTGCTGAAATCGCTGGTGATCCCGCCGGAGCTCGGCAAGATGGCGCCGATCGGCGAGCGCGCGGCGAAGCTCTACAATCCGGACTGGACCGTCATCAACGAGAAGCGCGAGGAGTGGACCAAGCGCTGGAATCGTGAGGTCGAACGCTGA
- a CDS encoding amidohydrolase family protein has product MSTTAIFGSYVLSRKDGVQDVLRDHWVLVEGKRIAAVTRDKPRADQVFDRPGRFVLPGLLNLHNHCFSEAVARSHTEDGNGRKNNQSIVYTVLLPLTKRGADILSAEERLAVARLGILQLLKGGATTVMEPFRNSIPEMFDAAEEMGIRFYGAPYLFSTSDAKAGPDGVVRYSGEDGAADMATWDALYQRWNNRGDGRVSLAMSPHATDTCGPDLLKACAARARELGVPITTHMAQSRAEVETIGKRYGGRTPAQYLDWLGLLAPDLMAAHCMFSGDDDLKLMAARGMTVLNCPRVFARAGITAAFSRFAEHGVRTVVGTDGYNMDLLGELNAASLISKVTSARPDVANSPELIEANTAVAADVIKRPDLGRIEPGATADLTVVDLTHPHLQPLFDPRRALIALGNRANIDQVMVDGRVLVDEGRYLGADEATITAAGTAAIGKIWDLPEAQAAFSG; this is encoded by the coding sequence ATGAGCACCACAGCAATTTTTGGCAGCTATGTGCTGTCACGGAAAGACGGCGTGCAGGATGTGCTGCGCGACCATTGGGTCCTGGTCGAAGGCAAGAGGATCGCCGCAGTCACGCGCGACAAGCCGCGTGCCGATCAGGTTTTTGATCGGCCCGGCCGCTTCGTGCTGCCGGGCCTGCTCAACCTGCACAATCACTGCTTCTCCGAAGCGGTGGCGCGCAGCCACACCGAGGACGGCAACGGCCGCAAGAACAACCAGAGCATCGTCTACACGGTGCTGCTGCCGCTCACCAAGCGCGGCGCCGATATCCTGTCGGCGGAAGAGCGCCTAGCGGTGGCGCGGCTCGGCATCCTCCAGCTCCTCAAGGGCGGCGCCACCACGGTGATGGAGCCGTTCCGCAACTCGATCCCCGAGATGTTCGACGCCGCGGAGGAGATGGGCATCCGCTTCTACGGCGCGCCTTATCTGTTCTCGACGTCGGACGCCAAGGCGGGCCCCGACGGCGTGGTCCGCTATTCCGGCGAAGACGGCGCCGCCGACATGGCGACGTGGGACGCGCTCTATCAGCGCTGGAATAATCGCGGCGACGGCCGCGTCTCGCTTGCCATGAGTCCGCATGCCACCGACACGTGCGGTCCTGATCTCCTGAAGGCCTGCGCCGCGCGGGCGCGCGAGCTCGGCGTGCCCATCACGACGCACATGGCACAGAGCCGCGCCGAGGTCGAGACCATCGGCAAGCGCTATGGCGGCCGCACCCCGGCACAATATCTCGACTGGCTCGGCCTGCTCGCGCCCGATCTGATGGCGGCGCATTGCATGTTCAGCGGCGACGACGATCTCAAGCTCATGGCCGCGCGCGGCATGACCGTCTTGAACTGCCCGCGCGTATTCGCGCGCGCCGGCATCACCGCCGCCTTCAGCCGGTTCGCCGAGCACGGCGTGCGCACCGTGGTCGGCACCGACGGTTACAACATGGACCTGCTCGGCGAGCTCAATGCGGCCTCGCTGATCTCCAAGGTCACCTCGGCGCGCCCTGATGTCGCGAACTCACCCGAGTTGATCGAAGCGAACACGGCCGTCGCCGCCGATGTCATCAAGCGCCCCGATCTCGGCCGCATCGAGCCAGGCGCCACCGCCGATCTCACCGTCGTCGATCTCACCCATCCCCATCTTCAGCCGCTGTTCGATCCGCGCCGCGCGCTGATCGCGCTGGGCAATCGCGCCAATATCGATCAGGTCATGGTCGACGGCCGCGTGCTGGTCGACGAGGGACGCTATCTCGGTGCGGATGAGGCGACGATCACCGCGGCAGGTACAGCCGCGATCGGCAAGATCTGGGATTTGCCGGAGGCGCAGGCGGCTTTCAGCGGCTGA
- a CDS encoding LysR substrate-binding domain-containing protein: MARINSRQVEAFRATMLTGSVTEAAKLMAVTQPAVSRLLRDLQALLKMELFERRGTGLVPTAAAMALYTEVERSFVGLERITAAAEEIRGRRTGSLRIAALPALANGYLPRLAGHFLMERPNLNLAFFGVISPIVVDWVLNNQCDIGFAEVPIAHSGLPSQRLPALARVAVLPTGHRLAEKEVLEPRDFEGETFISLSAGSSSRHLVDQVFHRHDVRRVLRVETTLSEIMCGMVSSGLGVSICDPFTAQEFATRGIVVRRFLPRIDFEFSAVFPAQRSPSPVALDLVETMRKALVEFEDLPEAALSR, translated from the coding sequence ATGGCGCGGATCAATTCGCGGCAGGTGGAGGCCTTCCGCGCGACGATGCTGACCGGCAGCGTCACCGAGGCGGCGAAGCTGATGGCGGTGACCCAGCCGGCGGTGAGCCGGCTGCTGCGCGACCTCCAGGCGCTGCTGAAGATGGAGCTGTTCGAGCGGCGCGGCACCGGCCTGGTGCCGACCGCCGCGGCGATGGCGCTCTACACCGAAGTGGAGCGCTCCTTTGTCGGCCTCGAACGCATCACGGCGGCGGCCGAGGAAATCCGGGGACGCCGCACCGGCTCGTTGCGCATCGCTGCGCTGCCGGCGCTGGCAAACGGATATTTGCCACGCCTTGCCGGACATTTCCTGATGGAACGCCCCAACCTCAATCTTGCCTTCTTCGGCGTGATCTCGCCGATCGTGGTCGACTGGGTCTTGAACAATCAATGCGACATCGGCTTTGCCGAGGTGCCGATCGCGCATTCCGGCCTGCCGAGCCAGCGGCTGCCGGCATTGGCGCGCGTCGCGGTGCTGCCGACCGGTCATCGCCTTGCAGAAAAGGAAGTGCTGGAGCCGCGCGATTTCGAGGGCGAGACGTTCATCTCGCTGTCGGCGGGATCGTCGAGCCGGCATCTCGTCGACCAGGTCTTCCATCGCCACGATGTCCGCCGCGTGCTCCGGGTCGAGACCACGCTGTCGGAGATCATGTGCGGCATGGTGTCGTCGGGGCTCGGCGTTTCGATCTGCGATCCCTTCACCGCGCAGGAATTTGCCACGCGCGGTATCGTCGTGCGCCGCTTCCTGCCGCGCATCGACTTCGAATTCTCCGCCGTTTTTCCGGCGCAGCGCAGCCCCTCGCCGGTGGCGCTGGATCTGGTCGAGACCATGCGCAAGGCGCTGGTGGAGTTTGAGGACCTGCCCGAGGCCGCGCTCAGCCGCTGA
- a CDS encoding ABC transporter permease: MRRNGPLALIFHTVFVIVMVAPILVVCLVAFTPEGFLSLPTNGFSLRWFRTILNYPEFIHAFWVSLGLGALSSLVALLFAVPAALAIARYRFRGRDALAALFLSPLMIPHVVLGIAFLRFFTSAGLGGSFAALIIAHVIIVFPFALRLTLAAATGMDRTVEMAAVSLGAGGWTLFRRVTLPLILPGVISGWALAFIQSFDDLTMTVFLAAPGTETLPVRMFLYIQDNIDPLVTSVSACVIAITMTALILLDRFYGLDRVLAGKGDTGR; the protein is encoded by the coding sequence ATGAGACGGAACGGCCCGCTCGCGCTGATCTTCCACACCGTCTTCGTCATCGTCATGGTGGCGCCGATCCTGGTGGTCTGCCTCGTCGCCTTCACGCCGGAAGGCTTCCTGTCGCTGCCGACCAACGGCTTCTCGCTGCGCTGGTTCAGGACCATCCTGAACTATCCCGAATTCATCCACGCCTTCTGGGTCAGCCTCGGCCTCGGTGCGCTGTCGTCCCTCGTGGCGCTCTTGTTCGCAGTGCCGGCGGCGCTCGCGATCGCGCGCTATCGCTTCCGCGGCCGTGACGCGCTCGCGGCTCTGTTCCTGTCGCCGCTGATGATCCCGCATGTCGTGCTCGGCATCGCCTTCCTGCGCTTCTTCACCTCGGCTGGGCTCGGCGGCAGCTTCGCGGCGCTGATCATCGCCCATGTCATCATCGTGTTTCCGTTCGCGCTGCGGCTGACGCTGGCGGCGGCGACCGGCATGGACCGCACCGTCGAGATGGCGGCAGTCTCGCTCGGCGCCGGCGGCTGGACGCTGTTCCGCCGCGTGACCCTGCCGCTGATCCTGCCCGGCGTCATCAGCGGCTGGGCGCTCGCATTCATCCAGTCCTTCGACGATCTCACCATGACCGTCTTCCTCGCGGCACCCGGCACCGAGACTTTGCCGGTGCGCATGTTCCTTTACATCCAGGACAACATCGATCCGCTGGTGACGTCGGTCTCGGCCTGCGTGATCGCGATCACCATGACCGCCCTCATTCTGCTCGATCGCTTCTACGGGCTCGACCGCGTGCTCGCCGGCAAGGGCGACACGGGGCGATAG
- a CDS encoding (2Fe-2S)-binding protein, with product MFKRSEQDKRPQVQIFVDGVAVAARQGDTVSAALLASGQDARRSTAVSGAPRLPYCMMGVCFDCLVTIDGVGNRQGCLVPVAEGMQIEIQKGKREIGR from the coding sequence ATGTTTAAACGATCCGAACAGGACAAGCGGCCACAGGTGCAGATCTTCGTCGACGGCGTTGCCGTCGCGGCGCGCCAGGGCGACACCGTCTCCGCCGCGCTATTGGCATCCGGTCAGGACGCTCGTCGTTCCACCGCGGTGAGCGGCGCTCCACGTCTGCCCTATTGCATGATGGGCGTGTGCTTCGACTGCCTCGTCACCATCGACGGCGTCGGCAACCGGCAGGGCTGCCTCGTGCCCGTCGCCGAAGGCATGCAGATCGAGATTCAGAAGGGCAAGCGGGAGATCGGAAGATGA